One segment of Tetrapisispora phaffii CBS 4417 chromosome 1, complete genome DNA contains the following:
- the RER2 gene encoding ditrans,polycis-polyprenyl diphosphate synthase (similar to Saccharomyces cerevisiae RER2 (YBR002C); ancestral locus Anc_3.203) has protein sequence MSEDRFKGSNGSDPSQISQSSTLNVLKNLLANTLKSSNCIPKHIGFVMDGNRRYAKKNDLEIKEGHEAGFISMAKILELCYQAGVETTTVFAFSIENFKRTSSEVDQLMNLARNRVKQITENGELAETFGVRVRVIGDLSLLSSEVLEEISDAVEVTKKNKRATLNICFPYTGREEIYHSINKNIKQTLQHKQDKIDEDTLNYNLYTAHLPKLELLIRTSGETRLSDFMLWQVCERGVMIEFLDVLWPDFTPYQMAYILMKYIYKKSVGKPLRNISLGTEYDGEIQTNNNTTNNNNKNNNNNNHNNNNDNNRNDKSCN, from the coding sequence ATGTCAGAAGATCGGTTTAAAGGTAGCAATGGCAGTGATCCCAGTCAAATATCTCAATCATCAACATTGAAtgtattgaaaaatttattagcaAATACTTTGAAGTCTTCAAACTGTATACCTAAGCATATTGGATTTGTTATGGATGGTAATAGAAGATATgccaaaaaaaatgatcTGGAGATTAAAGAAGGACACGAAGCAGGGTTTATTAGTATGGCTAAAATATTAGAACTTTGTTATCAAGCAGGTGTTGAAACAACAACAGTGTTTGCGTTttctattgaaaattttaaaagaacaTCATCTGAGGTTGAccaattaatgaatttagcTCGTAATAGGGTCAAACAAATAACAGAGAATGGTGAATTGGCTGAAACATTCGGAGTCAGAGTTAGAGTAATTGGTGatctttctttattatcatcCGAAGTATTGGAAGAAATAAGCGATGCCGTTGAAGttaccaaaaaaaataaaagagcTACATTAAACATTTGCTTCCCATATACTGGTAGAGAAGAAATTTATCATTCCATTAATAagaatattaaacaaaCACTTCAACATAAAcaagataaaattgatgaagacactttaaattataatttatacaCTGCACATTTACCTAAACTTGAACTTTTGATAAGAACAAGTGGTGAAACAAGACTAAGTGACTTTATGTTATGGCAAGTTTGCGAAAGAGGTGTTATGattgaatttttagatGTCTTATGGCCAGATTTCACGCCATATCAAATGGCATacatattaatgaaatacatttataaaaaatcagTTGGTAAACCATTAAGAAATATATCACTGGGCACAGAATATGACGGTGAAATCcaaactaataataatactactaataataataacaagaataataacaataacaatcataataataataatgataacaaCAGGAATGATAAAAGTTGtaattaa